The Pseudopipra pipra isolate bDixPip1 chromosome 8, bDixPip1.hap1, whole genome shotgun sequence sequence AGCCAATGGGGGCGCTGCGAGGGCGGGCCCCGGGCGGTGGCGGCCAATGGGCGCGGAGCAGGGGCGGGGCGTTGCGGGAGGCGGTgtggccgggccggggcggtggcggcggcggcggcggcggcgcgatGGAGCtgggggcgggagcgggggcgggcGCGGGCCCCGGCGCGCGGGGTGGCGCGGAGTCGGGCCgcgtcctgctgctgctcatggGCAGTGGTGGCGgcggcccgggccgggcgcGGCGAGGCGGCCCGGAGGCGGAGGTGTCgccgggtcccggtgccggCCCGGGGGGCCCCGagccgcgctccccgcccgcccccgaCTACGAGGCGCTGCCGCAGGGCGCCGCCGTGTCCACGCACATGCTGGCGGGCGCCGTGGCGGGCGTCATGGAGCACTGTGTGATGTACCCCATCGACTGCGTCAAGGTGCCGGTGGCgcggcgggaggggcgggggcggcgcggcgggtGCCCCGGGCAGGGTCTCAGGAGCCGCCCGGGCGGGCCCGCCCTGTGTTGCAGACGCGGATGCAGAGCCTGCAGCCGGAGCCCGCCGCCCGCTACCGGAACGTGCTGGAGGCCCTGTGGCGCATCGCCCGCACCGAGGGCGTCTGGCGGCCCATGCGGGGCCTGAACATCACGGCTACCGGCGCTGGGCCGGCGCACGCCCTCTACTTCGCTTGCTACGAAAAGTTAAAAAAGACGCTGAGCGACGTTATCCACGCGGGGGGCAATAGCCATGTGGCCAACGGTACCGGCCCCGCCACGccggggggggagcggggcgggagcggcagGTGTGGCGGTCAGGCTCGGTCCCGGTGCGGGGTCGGGGTGCCGTGGTTGTCCTAAAGCCCTGTGCTCTCTCCAGCCGCGAGCCACAGCCGCACGGCACCGGGCAGGGGAAGCACCGCTCCTGCGCccgctggagctgctgccaggtaTCTGGCATGGAGCAGGTCGGTGGCCCTGGCCCAGGAGGATGGCGGTGGATGAGAGCTTCCTGCAGACAAGCCGGGACTGGCCGTGGCCCTGTGGGTTGGCAGTGCCAGAGCTCGCCTCAGGAGTGCCACGTGGGTTTGGAGCCTGTCTCGCCATGGTGCCCGTTCCGTCTCAAGGAGCTGCCACAGTAGGGAGAGCATGGGgctgaggggagagcagggcaCGTTCTGCCCTTGGCAGGCACGTAGCAAAGTGCTATGTTGGGCTGCTCCTGCACGGGACATGGGGACACCATCCTAAGGGCCCCTGCCATCTGGTGGCATTGTCCTGTCCCTCAAGGAATGGACCCAAGTGAGTCCCAGTCAGCCCACAGGACTTGACAGCCTGTCACAACCCTCTGCCTCTCCTGATCTCTCTCTGGGTGGGAACCACTGAGGACCAGCCTGCCTTTTGGAGGGGAGATGGAGGCTGCCTTCAGATCTCACCCACTTTCAAGGGCCTCCTGTACTTTGGCAGGGGACTCGGGGCTGTGGTGGAGCCCCGGGGTCCCTCACCTTTCCCCCCCTCACATGTGGCAGTTCTTGTTTTGCAGGTGCAGCCGGGTGTGTAGCAACGTTGCTCCACGATGCAGCCATGAACCCTGCTGAAGGTAACGACGGTCCTGGcctgccagggaggggaggagcagGGTCTGCCTGAGCCTCTGGGGTCCCCTCGGTGGCATGGAAGGTGCTCCTGTTGCTTTCCTGACTGCAAGGATCCTTTAGGGTCACGTGGGTCCTCTTAGGGATGCTAGTGGCTGCCTGTTATGGACAGGGTGGGTAGAAGAGATTAACTTGGAAGTGCAGCACACCCCAGCTtaggaggagctgggagggaatgGGCCTTTCACCCAGGAGTTTGGCTGGGGACTGTTACCTGGAACAGGGAAGAAGTCAAGAGAGATGTGATCTGCACTGCTAAAGTCATTCCAAGTGTGTTGAAGCTGGGCACTGCTATGGTGAGAACTCTGGAAGACG is a genomic window containing:
- the SLC25A28 gene encoding mitoferrin-2: MGRAAGRAAKLERPMGRAGRQGGQSRQPTGGALGRAGGSGQPVAAPGPRRRRPMSAGRSGCARRAQPMGALRGRAPGGGGQWARSRGGALREAVWPGRGGGGGGGGGAMELGAGAGAGAGPGARGGAESGRVLLLLMGSGGGGPGRARRGGPEAEVSPGPGAGPGGPEPRSPPAPDYEALPQGAAVSTHMLAGAVAGVMEHCVMYPIDCVKTRMQSLQPEPAARYRNVLEALWRIARTEGVWRPMRGLNITATGAGPAHALYFACYEKLKKTLSDVIHAGGNSHVANGAAGCVATLLHDAAMNPAEVVKQRMQMYNSPYQRVMDCVRAVWRNEGAGAFYRSYTTQLTMNIPFQAIHFMTYEFLQEQLNPHRQYNPGSHVVSGACAGAVAAAATTPLDVCKTLLNTQESLALSSNISGHITGMANAFRTVYQVGGVTAYFRGVQARVIYQMPSTAIAWSVYEFFKYILTKRQEERRAGK